CGGGTATGGCAAAATGCAACGGAGGCACGCGTTGTCACAAATATGAGCTGTACGGGTCTCGAGTCTCTCTCGACCATATATAGACAGATAGACCTGCAGGTTTATGAGCTGCACCTACTCTATTTTGGCCACTCGGTAGCAGGCCACATGAGTAGCAGGTGAACACATTGATTAATTCGCACCATCTACAAATCTTATGTCTGTGCAATCCATACATTACATCCTCGTAGTACTGATTTTCATCACACAAACAAACGTCACCAGATCCCTTCATCACATTAAGCAATTCATGTGTACGCAGTTTGTATCTGCTCATCATCAATCAACTTATTCGCTGCTCAGGATGACAGTGCATTTGTAAATCTGCATCAGCTAGATAGCGCCGCCCTGATCGTTCATCACACCCTTGTGATCAGCAGCCAACTGGCGCTCATTCATCAAGGAATCGAGGAACGAGCTGAAGGTATCGTCGTCCACCATTGGACTCCCCATGACGTCGTTGAAGACTCCGCGGGAAGCAGCGTAGTCGGCGAGAAGCTGATCACCGAAACCTTCGAAGTCATGGGCGTCGACGCTCATCGCCGCGGCGAGGTCGTCATTGCCTCCGCCGGCTGGGCTGTCACGGCCGTCGCATCCAGTTCCAGCGGCAGACGAGGTCGGCGGCACTGGCGGGGGCGGAGGCGGAGGTTGCGGCGGTCTGACCGTCGGCGCCCACGTCGTCTTGTCGGTAGGAGCTGCCGCCCTGCCGGGAGCAGCGGCGAGCGGCATGTGCGTCCGCGGGTCGAGGCCCTGGGCGATGAGCTTCTTGCTGAGGTGCGAGTTCCAGTAGTTCTTGATCTCGTTGTCCGTGCGCCCCGGCAGCCTCCCGGCGATCAGCGACCACCTGCGTGCACCGCCACATCCATAAGTCTATCATCTGCATAGACGCATTTCAGGAAGTAGGTCACGTGCACGCACCGGTTGCCGAGGACGCGGTGGAGGCGGAGGATGAGgtcctcctcgtcctcggcgATGGGGCCGCGCTTGATGTCCGGCCGGAGGTAGTTCATCCACCGCAGGCGGCAGCTCTTGCCGCAGCGCAGCAGGCCCGCCCGCCGTGGCAGCGTGCGCcaccgcccctccccctcccgcGCCACGAACCGCGCCAGCACCTCGTCCTCCTCCGCCGTCCACGGCCCCCGCTTCAGCGGCGGCGCCGTCGCCTGGGCCTGGCCGTCCTCGCTCCGGGCTCCATGCTGCGCCGGCGGCTTCCGTCGTGCCATCGATCGGCCTCGGCTCCCGTGTGATGCGGAGGCTCTGGATTTTGGCTCCTCGGTCCTCACTCGATCGCCTGGCTTCTGCTTTTCTCGGACGCTTTTTCTGAGACTGCGAGGGGTTTGGTCGCTTTTCTCGCCGTGCGCCGCAGCGCCACCTCCCGGAGAGGCTACGGTCGGTGGGGTGGTTTGTTTCTTCTGCGCGGCGGTCTGTTCCGCTTCCGGAAAACGGAGGAATTTCGTGTCACCGCCGCGCCGTGTCACGCGCACGCTCTACCCGATCGGGGGCGAACCAAAGGATGCGGAGACGGGCGCCGGCTACCTCCAAATTAGAACGTGCCGCCACCATACATCGCTGCACTAGATAGTTctattcttcttcttttttttaggGAAAGTTCTCTTTTTTTTACGGGAGCTGCACCGGATAGTTCGCTTCAGTTTTTCATTTCTAAAAAAAAAATCAGGTTTTTTCTTAATTATTTTTTTGGTGAAATGGGAATAACTCATATGATTAGGTTCTTTGTGATGGAATCAATCCACCAGGATTGAAGTTCTAGACTTGGCACTACTGCTCGTATTTACTAGATTTATTTCAAGCTTTCCGGCGATGTTTGTTCAGTAGGAGGATACCTTCTCGCTGACTACGAGACGACTGTGGTAAATTTGTCAATCTTAAAATACTGTGTCAGCTCAGTATGTCAGAGGTGCTCACAAGAGTAGATGTGCGTGTGTGAGTTCATAGAGTGTCTGTATGTGCGTGTATGTAAGCAATTGCGATTGTATTGTGTTAAAAAAACCGGGTTTCCTTTTTTTTTATCATTTCTTCTCTATTATGTTTTCTATGTTTGAATTAATTATTTTCATCTGTTCTTGTACTTATTTCGTATTGttattcatttttattttattatttattttctagTTCATTTGCCTTTTCCAGTTTCTTTTTATACAAGAACATCCTTTTTATACATGAATGCCTTTTTAATACACATTGAATGTTTTGTAAATATATTcagaacatttttaaaatatacattgattttttttcaaatacagACAAACAACATATAAATATATGATAAAAAAATTGTAAATACATTGGATATTTTTAATAGATCAACATTCTTTAAATAACGCTGATATTTTACATGCATGGCAAAAGAAATTAAGTGCACGATGAACAACTTTTGTAAAAATGTTACTCTTTTGTTGGAAAATTTCATGACAAATGTTCATATTACCTTTTCTTAAGAAACTGAACAGAAAGAAGAAAAATATAGAAAAATACGAAACGAAAACCTATCCAGAAAACCATAGCAGAAATGAAAATTTATCGCCGAGCAATATCCTACTGGATTGGCCGACTTGGTACGAATTGCCGCGACCCGCCAGTTTTTCGCGGCTGACCCCAACCCCGTTTTGGCGAATATTCCAAGCATCTGGTTGCCCCTGTCCTCCCTCACCTCGGATCCAAACGGGTGGCACCCCTCGTATAGAAGGGATATCCCTGTCCCTCGGAGGATATTCCTGCAACCAAACGTGTCCTAAGAGGACAGTGGTATCCCCTGTCCACAAGAGTTCAAGTCCCAGACCTGACATCACTGCTCGCATTTTCCTGGGTTTGTTCCAGACTTTTGGGCGATGTGCCTGTTCCTGGGTTTGTTCCAGACTTTGTGGCGATGTGCGTTTAGTGAGACGAGACGTTCCTGTCGATTACGAAGGCGTCTGTGGCGACTTCATTAATTTTAAAATGATATGCGGGCTCAGTTTCTGAAAGGTGCTCATATAAGATAGGATGTGTGTGCGTACGTTTATAGGAGTGAGTGTATGCTCGTGTATATTAGCGATTTCGATTATACTGTGTAAAAAAAaggagaaacttggttttttttaGACAAAAGGAGAAACTTGGTACGAGTTGTAGGTATGTTTGGTGTATCGCTTACAACCAGCGACACATAGCAGTGCTTGAGACCTCGCGGGGGCTATATCTCGCTTGACGCGAGATAGAAGATTCTCTCGCCTGTCcttaaaagaaaagaaaaaaagaagattCTCTCGGATGAAACTTTTTCTGTATGCTACAGTAACAGATCGCCTATttctcctcgttgattacttgaTCTTCGCTCATTTGCTCCAGTTTTTTCTTTCTTCTACCTTTTTATGttgtttctgttttttctttttttatacGTTCTCTTtcgttttcctttttttcttcgtTATACTTCAGTTTTCTTTATTTCTTCACTGGTTTTTTTCTTTGTTATattttggttttctttgtttctcaTCATTTGTCtttgatttttttgttttctttcattTGTTCCTTTTTTTCTTCGGATTTCTTTTTGTATCTTTCTTATTTTCATCGCCTTTTAGTTTTCTTTATTTCATTATAGACTTTTGCCGTTTTCCATTCTTTTTATAGTGTTTTTTCTTGGTTTTTTctgtttgccattcttcttgcagtggttatctttttttttttccttttttcttttgaTTTCATTTGTTTGCTTTTCAGTTTTTGGTGGTTTTCTTCGTCTTCCTTTTGTTTACATGacaaaatgttgatcatgtattttcaaaatattaaatgtgtataTGAAATGTTTTTGACGTATATAAAAAATATCTAATGTACGTTAAATAAAATTAGACACCACTAAACATATATTTATAGGAAATTTAATTTTGTAATTACAAATGTAAACATGTATATTAAAAATGTGCATTGTGTGTGATCTTTTTTATTGCCATTAACAAAATGTTCAACACAttatatttttattcatttttaatatttttcaaatacatgattaacattatatatatatatatatttaacatttttaaaatacatgatcaacattctTTTCATACACATTATGtattttttgtatacatttttcatatatatggGAAACATATTTGCtatacatatttaacattttttaaatgcttgattcaAAAAAATCTAAATACTTGGTTAACATTCTACAAATGCTTGATTAGCATTTTTTTACATACACGATCAAcgtttttcatacacattgtatatTGTTTTGTATACATGGAAAATGTTTTGATACACATTTAATTTTTTAAATGCTTTATTAAAATTTTAAAATACTTGATTAACAttatttttcaaatgcttgattaatattttttaatacatgatcaaTTTTTTCATACAAATTGTCTATTTTCCTATACATTTGTCAAATACATAAgaaacattttttctatacacatttaacattttgtAAATGTTTTATGTAAAGTTTTATAATGTCtaatatgtctccaacgtatctataaattttgattgtttcatgctattatattattaatcttgaatgttttatatacatttacaagcaattatatatcattttttgggacaaacctattagTTAGTGTCCAGTGCGAGGtactgttttttgcttgttttttgttTCGCGGAATATCAGTAACAAATGAAgcccaaatgccatgaaactttttagagattttttctgg
The Aegilops tauschii subsp. strangulata cultivar AL8/78 chromosome 3, Aet v6.0, whole genome shotgun sequence genome window above contains:
- the LOC109767017 gene encoding uncharacterized protein, translating into MARRKPPAQHGARSEDGQAQATAPPLKRGPWTAEEDEVLARFVAREGEGRWRTLPRRAGLLRCGKSCRLRWMNYLRPDIKRGPIAEDEEDLILRLHRVLGNRWSLIAGRLPGRTDNEIKNYWNSHLSKKLIAQGLDPRTHMPLAAAPGRAAAPTDKTTWAPTVRPPQPPPPPPPVPPTSSAAGTGCDGRDSPAGGGNDDLAAAMSVDAHDFEGFGDQLLADYAASRGVFNDVMGSPMVDDDTFSSFLDSLMNERQLAADHKGVMNDQGGAI